One genomic window of Osmia bicornis bicornis chromosome 3, iOsmBic2.1, whole genome shotgun sequence includes the following:
- the LOC114871995 gene encoding tensin-1-like isoform X4 produces the protein MRRFTRRRKTLAAFSAIMGRLGKGSQSTTRPIFRVQYRKLVDEYSQQQDQLKFMPALPDYMSYCCCRCGHTQKLKAEELNTIVGNAFRMAYVAQLQRQPILQDVISPQSSPPYRKDKQENRSSWNKSLAGDSSIAGAESICRNSSSNSWLKSRTSPTSRSGSGSSAADMNVQLGSAGSPTLRLASVKAPTSIPGLRPTHNFTNVLGPITNEDEPKSISQQSTPSSDESNSPTELNSYKRLTDKPPLIKRLAMGLTGGRDVLGLNGEDDSCPLVSGSSTPTSPSNRPHSGGYINEAIIDSEGTRSAYNKIPPSESLDNTINASITAKNLNIENNRIGHNSPSSGTETEFKSKRRSQISTSSSSVPADGSTHGSTPTPPPLPERTDSLNNRSEEAELRKAPWFQAGIPREITLEVLSQEPEGAFMVRESTSKPGCYALSLRVPREFQPSGIAHYLIMRTNKGYKIKGFTKEFTTLTALITHHSVMPELLPCPLSLSRYNPSFVKSDSNKDFADIDSDPDYNTLADFRKMMADLNV, from the exons ATGAGGAGGTTCACACGCAGGCGCAAAACCCTGGCCGCATTCTCTGCGATTATGGGACGCCTTGGTAAAGGCTCGCAGAGCACGACAAGGCCCATTTTCAGGGTACAGTATCGCAAGCTCGTTGACGAATACTCCCAGCAACAGGATCAGCTGAAGTTTATGCCAGCGTTGCCTGACTACATGTCTTATTGCTGTTGTCGATGCGGGCACACTCAAAAACTCAAA gCGGAGGAGCTAAACACCATCGTTGGCAATGCTTTTCGTATGGCATACGTGGCGCAACTTCAGCGTCAACCGATTCTTCAAGATGTGATCTCACCTCAATCGTCGCCACCCTACCGCAAGGACAAACAAGAGAATCGATCTTCGTGG AACAAATCGTTGGCTGGCGACAGTTCGATTGCCGGCGCGGAAAGCATTTGCAGGAATTCATCTTCGAATTCGTGGTTAAAAAGTCGGACGTCGCCCACGTCCAGAAGTGGAAGCGGCTCGTCTGCGGCGGACATGAACGTGCAGCTCGGCAGTGCCGGCTCGCCCACGCTGCGACTCGCCAGCGTGAAG GCACCGACTTCGATCCCCGGTCTACGGCCGACGCACAATTTTACGAACGTGCTCGGTCCAATAACGAACGAGGACGAGCCGAAGAGTATCTCTCAGCAAAGCACGCCAAGCAGCGATGAGAGCAACTCGCCAACGGAACTAAACTCGTACAAGAGACTAACGGACAAGCCGCCTCTGATAAAGCGGCTGGCGATGGGTTTGACAGGTGGACGTGATGTTCTTGGACTGAACGGTGAGGATGACAGCTGCCCCCTCGTCAGTGGTAGCAGCACACCGACGAGCCCATCGAACAGGCCGCATTCTGGGGGCTATATAAACGAGGCGATCATTGACTCGGAGGGTACGAGGTCAGCCTACAATAAGATACCCCCGTCCGAGAGCCTGGATAACACCATCAACGCTTCAATTACCGCGAAAAacttaaatattgaaaataacaG GATAGGGCATAATTCTCCTAGCTCGGGGACGGAAACAGAATTTAAATCAAAGAGAAGATCTCAGATTAGTACTTCGAGCAGTTCGGTACCAGCTGACGGAAGTACTCACGGATCGACACCAACCCCTCCGCCCCTTCCCGAGAGAACGGATAGCCTAAATAATCGCAGCGAAGAAGCGGAATTGCGCAAAGCTCCCTGGTTTCAAGCTGGAATACCAAG GGAAATAACGTTGGAGGTGTTGAGCCAAGAACCGGAAGGAGCGTTCATGGTGCGGGAGAGTACCAGTAAACCCGGATGTTATGCCCTTTCGCTTCGAGTGCCGCGCGAATTTCAACCAAGCGGAATAGCCCATTATCTTATAATGCGTACGAACAAAGGCTACAAAATTAAG GGCTTCACGAAGGAATTCACAACCCTAACCGCTTTAATTACCCACCACTCGGTGATGCCGGAATTACTGCCGTGTCCATTGTCATTAAGCCGATACAATCCTAGCTTTGTGAAAAGCGACTCCAACAAAGACTTCGCAGACATCGATTCGGATCCCGATTACAATACCTTAGCCGACTTCCGTAAAATGATGGCTGACCTGAATGTCTAG
- the LOC114871995 gene encoding tensin-1-like isoform X5 has translation MAHALRRISYATCEPQHAQFSFLAREPRAHFSIQYCHSFITESAEQAEELNTIVGNAFRMAYVAQLQRQPILQDVISPQSSPPYRKDKQENRSSWNKSLAGDSSIAGAESICRNSSSNSWLKSRTSPTSRSGSGSSAADMNVQLGSAGSPTLRLASVKAPTSIPGLRPTHNFTNVLGPITNEDEPKSISQQSTPSSDESNSPTELNSYKRLTDKPPLIKRLAMGLTGGRDVLGLNGEDDSCPLVSGSSTPTSPSNRPHSGGYINEAIIDSEGTRSAYNKIPPSESLDNTINASITAKNLNIENNRIGHNSPSSGTETEFKSKRRSQISTSSSSVPADGSTHGSTPTPPPLPERTDSLNNRSEEAELRKAPWFQAGIPREITLEVLSQEPEGAFMVRESTSKPGCYALSLRVPREFQPSGIAHYLIMRTNKGYKIKGFTKEFTTLTALITHHSVMPELLPCPLSLSRYNPSFVKSDSNKDFADIDSDPDYNTLADFRKMMADLNV, from the exons gCGGAGGAGCTAAACACCATCGTTGGCAATGCTTTTCGTATGGCATACGTGGCGCAACTTCAGCGTCAACCGATTCTTCAAGATGTGATCTCACCTCAATCGTCGCCACCCTACCGCAAGGACAAACAAGAGAATCGATCTTCGTGG AACAAATCGTTGGCTGGCGACAGTTCGATTGCCGGCGCGGAAAGCATTTGCAGGAATTCATCTTCGAATTCGTGGTTAAAAAGTCGGACGTCGCCCACGTCCAGAAGTGGAAGCGGCTCGTCTGCGGCGGACATGAACGTGCAGCTCGGCAGTGCCGGCTCGCCCACGCTGCGACTCGCCAGCGTGAAG GCACCGACTTCGATCCCCGGTCTACGGCCGACGCACAATTTTACGAACGTGCTCGGTCCAATAACGAACGAGGACGAGCCGAAGAGTATCTCTCAGCAAAGCACGCCAAGCAGCGATGAGAGCAACTCGCCAACGGAACTAAACTCGTACAAGAGACTAACGGACAAGCCGCCTCTGATAAAGCGGCTGGCGATGGGTTTGACAGGTGGACGTGATGTTCTTGGACTGAACGGTGAGGATGACAGCTGCCCCCTCGTCAGTGGTAGCAGCACACCGACGAGCCCATCGAACAGGCCGCATTCTGGGGGCTATATAAACGAGGCGATCATTGACTCGGAGGGTACGAGGTCAGCCTACAATAAGATACCCCCGTCCGAGAGCCTGGATAACACCATCAACGCTTCAATTACCGCGAAAAacttaaatattgaaaataacaG GATAGGGCATAATTCTCCTAGCTCGGGGACGGAAACAGAATTTAAATCAAAGAGAAGATCTCAGATTAGTACTTCGAGCAGTTCGGTACCAGCTGACGGAAGTACTCACGGATCGACACCAACCCCTCCGCCCCTTCCCGAGAGAACGGATAGCCTAAATAATCGCAGCGAAGAAGCGGAATTGCGCAAAGCTCCCTGGTTTCAAGCTGGAATACCAAG GGAAATAACGTTGGAGGTGTTGAGCCAAGAACCGGAAGGAGCGTTCATGGTGCGGGAGAGTACCAGTAAACCCGGATGTTATGCCCTTTCGCTTCGAGTGCCGCGCGAATTTCAACCAAGCGGAATAGCCCATTATCTTATAATGCGTACGAACAAAGGCTACAAAATTAAG GGCTTCACGAAGGAATTCACAACCCTAACCGCTTTAATTACCCACCACTCGGTGATGCCGGAATTACTGCCGTGTCCATTGTCATTAAGCCGATACAATCCTAGCTTTGTGAAAAGCGACTCCAACAAAGACTTCGCAGACATCGATTCGGATCCCGATTACAATACCTTAGCCGACTTCCGTAAAATGATGGCTGACCTGAATGTCTAG